Proteins encoded by one window of Azospirillum thiophilum:
- a CDS encoding response regulator: MTERSAITGANTGGIAAAGPVPAALPPDEPERLAVLHSYCVLDSAPESGFDNITRLAQHFFGTRIALVSLIDSSRQWFKSRVGLDVAETGRDLAFCAHAILDDGVLVVLDASRDPRFSGNPLVTGAPNIRFYAGAPLMAGGHKLGTLCVIDDTPRSGFDAREAETLTQLARLVVDELELRREAARRERAEAELRDRSRLLNLAEEIGQFGHWYVDFVTDRRRWSDEVYRIMGLTPQAGPPTVEMSRAAYHPDDLPRLAELVERARTGGEGFSVEARVIRPDGDLRHVFIRGMTEAGPDGRPVGLMGVVQDITEAKREEAELRSNRELLDLTVQATRDGIWDWALDTNTIWFSPTWKEQLGYRDDELENSLEMWAGLIFEEDRIAALETVRAYNAGRIPNFEMVQRFRHKQGHTVYILSRAIHIRDASGQVVRMVGAHTDITRDKKSEEELRLAKQTLDDAIEAVPEGLAYFDADDRLILCNERYREAHPRTAPLLTPGRPFEAILRLAIANGEFAGNPEGATDEAWIQAELAQHRNPGPPFERELPDGRWILVAENRTSSGALVCTRTDITERKRFEAELQRQAADMCALAEGLDAAREEADALRARAEAATQAKSEFLAAMSHEIRTPMNGIMGMTELLFDTPLTEEQRQFAQAIRSSSNALLTIINDILDISKLEAGRVTVETLPFDPADLVEGVVELLTPRAQEKGIEIGFYIDPMLRRTLLGDPTRIRQILVNLVGNAVKFTDVGSVAVELEALDATDAHLVLRMTVTDTGIGIAADALPTLFNKFQQVDGSITRKFGGTGLGLAICRQLSELMGGGIAVESTPGAGSRFQVDLPLTLSDEALPPAERPLAGRSALVVDDLAVNRRVLASMLDSLGARPSTVDNAPDALEALTRAAVGGRPFDIVLIDQTMPGMGGDALLAAIAGNPLLADSRRVLVTALAPAARAYGGPVQGLAHAAIGRPLRQGALCACLSGLFAVDGPAADRQDSLRVAAEARRAEPARSGRILLAEDNRTNQLFATTLLRKLGYTVELAEDGEQAVAAVCRGGIDLVLMDVQMPGMDGLEAAQAIRAFGGPLAGLPIIALTADAMPGTREQCLRAGMSDYLTKPISRAGLVTALDGWLGRKDGRQEGGQDGGAARIPDTAPDTAPNAASSGKAPAGGAADDEILAGDVQDGEPLDGSVLADLAGTVDPGSLALIVDSFLDDVSRRLERLSAMAEAARDGALDLPALAGEAHDLSSLSGSFGGMTVMHLAWRLEVVCRSGDRTQAVRILPLLVREAGRLETALRERTGGVRPAA, from the coding sequence GTGACGGAGCGGTCGGCCATCACCGGGGCCAACACCGGGGGCATCGCCGCGGCCGGTCCGGTTCCGGCCGCCCTGCCTCCCGACGAGCCCGAGCGGCTGGCGGTGCTGCACTCCTATTGCGTGCTCGACAGCGCGCCGGAATCCGGGTTCGACAACATCACCCGGCTGGCCCAGCATTTCTTCGGCACCCGCATCGCCCTGGTTTCCCTGATCGACAGCAGCCGGCAATGGTTCAAGAGCCGCGTCGGGCTCGATGTGGCGGAGACGGGGCGCGACCTTGCCTTCTGCGCCCATGCCATCCTGGACGATGGCGTGCTGGTGGTGCTGGATGCGAGCAGGGATCCGCGCTTTTCCGGCAATCCGCTGGTCACCGGCGCGCCCAACATCCGCTTCTATGCCGGCGCCCCGCTGATGGCCGGCGGGCACAAGCTGGGAACGCTGTGCGTCATCGACGACACGCCGCGCAGCGGTTTCGACGCCCGCGAGGCGGAGACCCTGACCCAGCTGGCCCGGCTGGTGGTGGACGAGCTGGAGCTGCGCCGCGAGGCGGCGCGGCGCGAACGGGCGGAGGCGGAGCTGCGCGACCGCTCGCGCCTGCTGAACCTTGCCGAGGAGATCGGGCAGTTCGGCCATTGGTACGTCGACTTCGTCACCGACCGCCGCCGCTGGTCCGACGAGGTCTACCGCATCATGGGCCTGACGCCGCAGGCCGGTCCGCCGACGGTCGAGATGTCGCGGGCCGCCTACCATCCGGACGACCTGCCGCGGCTGGCCGAGCTGGTCGAACGGGCCCGGACCGGCGGCGAGGGGTTTTCGGTCGAGGCGCGCGTCATCCGTCCCGATGGCGACCTGCGCCATGTCTTCATCCGCGGCATGACCGAAGCCGGGCCCGACGGCCGGCCGGTCGGCCTGATGGGCGTCGTCCAGGACATCACCGAGGCCAAGCGCGAAGAGGCGGAGCTGCGGTCGAACCGCGAGCTGCTGGACCTCACCGTGCAGGCGACGCGGGACGGCATCTGGGACTGGGCGCTCGACACCAATACCATCTGGTTCTCGCCCACCTGGAAGGAACAGCTCGGCTACCGTGACGACGAGCTGGAGAACAGCCTGGAGATGTGGGCCGGCCTGATCTTCGAGGAGGACCGGATCGCGGCGCTGGAGACGGTCCGGGCCTACAATGCCGGCCGGATCCCCAATTTCGAGATGGTGCAGCGCTTCCGCCACAAGCAGGGTCACACCGTCTACATCCTCAGCCGCGCCATCCACATCCGCGACGCCTCCGGCCAGGTGGTGCGCATGGTCGGCGCCCACACCGACATCACGCGCGACAAGAAGTCGGAGGAGGAACTCCGGCTCGCCAAGCAGACGCTGGACGACGCGATCGAGGCGGTGCCCGAGGGGCTGGCCTATTTCGATGCCGACGACCGGCTGATCCTGTGCAACGAGCGATACCGCGAGGCGCATCCGCGCACCGCGCCGCTGCTGACGCCCGGCCGCCCCTTCGAGGCGATCCTGCGGCTGGCCATCGCCAACGGGGAATTCGCCGGCAACCCCGAGGGCGCCACCGACGAAGCCTGGATCCAGGCCGAGCTGGCCCAGCACCGCAACCCCGGCCCGCCCTTCGAGCGGGAGCTGCCCGACGGCCGCTGGATCCTGGTGGCGGAGAACCGCACCTCCAGCGGGGCGCTGGTCTGCACCCGCACCGACATCACCGAGCGCAAGCGCTTCGAGGCGGAGCTGCAGCGCCAGGCTGCCGACATGTGCGCGCTGGCCGAGGGGCTGGACGCCGCCCGCGAGGAGGCCGACGCGCTGCGCGCCCGGGCGGAGGCGGCGACCCAGGCCAAGTCGGAGTTCCTGGCGGCGATGAGCCACGAGATCCGCACGCCGATGAACGGCATCATGGGCATGACCGAACTGCTGTTCGACACCCCCCTGACGGAGGAGCAGCGCCAGTTCGCCCAGGCCATCCGCAGCTCGTCCAACGCCCTGCTGACCATCATCAACGACATCCTGGACATCTCCAAGCTGGAGGCCGGCCGCGTCACCGTCGAGACGCTGCCCTTCGATCCCGCCGATCTGGTGGAAGGGGTGGTGGAACTGCTGACCCCGCGCGCCCAGGAGAAGGGCATCGAGATCGGCTTCTACATCGACCCGATGCTGCGCCGCACCCTGCTGGGCGACCCGACCCGCATCCGCCAGATCCTGGTCAATCTGGTCGGCAACGCGGTGAAGTTCACCGATGTCGGCTCGGTCGCGGTGGAGCTGGAGGCGCTGGACGCCACCGACGCCCATCTGGTGCTGCGCATGACGGTGACCGACACCGGCATCGGCATCGCGGCCGATGCGCTGCCGACCCTGTTCAACAAGTTCCAGCAGGTCGACGGGTCGATCACCCGCAAGTTCGGCGGCACCGGGCTGGGGCTGGCGATCTGCCGCCAGCTGTCGGAGCTGATGGGCGGCGGCATCGCGGTGGAGAGCACGCCCGGTGCCGGCAGCCGGTTCCAGGTCGACCTGCCGCTGACCCTGTCGGACGAGGCGCTGCCGCCGGCGGAACGGCCGCTGGCCGGCCGCTCCGCCCTGGTGGTCGACGATCTGGCGGTGAACCGTCGCGTGCTGGCCTCGATGCTCGACAGCCTGGGCGCCCGGCCCTCGACGGTCGACAACGCTCCCGACGCGCTGGAGGCGCTGACCCGGGCCGCCGTCGGCGGCCGGCCCTTCGACATCGTGCTGATCGACCAGACCATGCCCGGCATGGGCGGCGACGCGCTGCTGGCCGCAATCGCCGGCAATCCGCTCCTCGCGGACAGCCGGCGGGTGCTGGTCACCGCCCTGGCGCCAGCGGCGCGGGCCTATGGCGGGCCGGTCCAGGGGCTGGCCCACGCCGCCATCGGCCGGCCGCTGCGCCAGGGCGCGCTGTGCGCCTGCCTGTCCGGGCTGTTCGCGGTCGACGGACCGGCTGCGGACCGGCAGGACAGCCTGCGGGTGGCAGCCGAAGCCCGGCGGGCGGAGCCGGCGCGCAGCGGCCGCATCCTGCTGGCGGAGGACAACCGCACCAACCAGCTCTTCGCCACCACCCTGCTGCGCAAGCTCGGCTATACGGTGGAACTGGCGGAGGACGGGGAGCAGGCGGTGGCCGCGGTCTGCCGCGGCGGCATCGACCTCGTCCTGATGGATGTGCAGATGCCCGGCATGGACGGGCTGGAGGCCGCGCAGGCGATCCGGGCGTTCGGCGGCCCGCTGGCCGGGCTGCCGATCATCGCGCTGACCGCAGACGCCATGCCCGGCACGCGGGAGCAGTGCCTGCGCGCCGGCATGAGCGACTATCTGACCAAGCCGATCAGCCGCGCCGGGCTGGTGACGGCGTTGGACGGCTGGCTGGGCCGGAAGGACGGGAGGCAGGAGGGCGGGCAGGACGGGGGCGCGGCGAGGATTCCCGATACGGCCCCTGATACCGCCCCCAATGCGGCCTCCTCCGGGAAGGCTCCGGCCGGTGGCGCCGCGGACGACGAGATCCTTGCCGGGGATGTGCAGGACGGTGAGCCGCTCGACGGGTCGGTGCTGGCCGATCTGGCCGGGACCGTCGACCCCGGCAGCCTGGCCCTGATCGTCGACAGTTTCCTGGACGACGTTTCCCGCCGGCTGGAGCGGCTGTCGGCGATGGCGGAGGCCGCCCGGGACGGCGCGCTCGATCTCCCGGCGCTGGCGGGCGAGGCCCACGACCTGTCCAGCCTGTCGGGCAGCTTCGGCGGGATGACGGTCATGCATCTCGCCTGGCGGCTGGAGGTGGTCTGCCGGTCCGGCGACCGGACCCAGGCCGTCCGGATCCTGCCGCTTCTGGTCCGAGAGGCCGGCCGGCTGGAAACCGCCCTGCGCGAGCGCACCGGCGGGGTACGGCCGGCGGCCTGA
- the gltA gene encoding citrate synthase, translating into MESSKHTPHGDVTQVGTVTLTDDATGKTLKLPLLGGSTGPNVIDIRKLYAETGYFTYDPGFTSTAACDSAITYIDGDEGVLLHRGYAIADLAENCDFLEVCHLLLNGELPDPQQKADFERTITYHTMVHEQLSKFYSGFRRDAHPMAIMCGVVGALSAFYHDSTDIFDPVQRKIAAHRLIAKMPTMAAMAHKYTVGEPFMYPRNDLTYAENFLYMTFGTPCEQWKVDPILSEAMDKIFILHADHEQNASTSTVRLAGSSHANPFACIASGIAALWGPAHGGANEAVLKMLEEIGSVDRIPEFVRRAKDKNDSFRLMGFGHRVYKNYDPRAKIMRETCYQVLDRLGIRDEPHLAIAMELERIALSDEYFIEKKLYPNVDFYSGIILKAMGFPTSMFTVLFALARTVGWISQWKEMIEDPAQKIGRPRQLFTGHAARRFVPLDKR; encoded by the coding sequence ATGGAATCGAGCAAGCACACGCCGCACGGCGATGTGACCCAGGTCGGCACCGTCACGCTGACCGACGACGCCACCGGCAAGACGCTGAAGCTGCCGCTGCTGGGCGGGTCCACCGGCCCCAACGTGATCGACATTCGCAAGCTCTACGCCGAGACCGGCTATTTCACCTATGATCCGGGCTTCACCTCGACCGCCGCCTGCGATTCGGCGATCACCTACATCGACGGCGACGAGGGCGTGCTGCTGCACCGCGGCTACGCCATCGCCGATCTGGCCGAGAATTGCGACTTCCTGGAGGTCTGCCACCTGCTGCTGAACGGCGAACTGCCCGACCCGCAGCAGAAGGCCGATTTCGAGCGCACCATCACCTACCACACGATGGTGCACGAGCAGCTGTCCAAGTTCTACAGCGGCTTCCGCCGCGACGCCCACCCGATGGCGATCATGTGCGGCGTTGTCGGCGCCCTGTCGGCCTTCTATCACGATTCCACCGACATCTTCGACCCGGTGCAGCGCAAGATCGCCGCGCACCGCCTGATCGCCAAGATGCCGACCATGGCCGCCATGGCCCACAAATACACGGTCGGCGAACCCTTCATGTATCCGCGCAACGACCTGACCTACGCGGAAAACTTCCTCTACATGACGTTCGGCACGCCGTGCGAGCAGTGGAAGGTCGACCCGATCCTGTCGGAGGCGATGGACAAGATCTTCATCCTGCATGCCGACCACGAGCAGAACGCCTCGACCTCCACCGTCCGTCTGGCCGGCTCGTCGCACGCCAACCCGTTCGCCTGCATCGCGTCGGGCATCGCTGCCTTGTGGGGTCCGGCCCATGGCGGCGCCAACGAGGCGGTGCTGAAGATGCTGGAGGAGATCGGCTCGGTCGATCGCATCCCCGAGTTCGTCCGCCGCGCCAAGGACAAGAACGACAGCTTCCGCCTGATGGGCTTCGGCCACCGGGTCTACAAGAACTACGACCCGCGCGCCAAGATCATGCGCGAGACCTGCTATCAGGTCCTCGACCGCCTGGGCATCAGGGACGAGCCGCACCTCGCCATCGCGATGGAGCTGGAGCGGATCGCCCTGTCGGACGAGTATTTCATCGAGAAGAAGCTCTATCCGAACGTCGATTTCTATTCGGGCATCATCCTGAAGGCGATGGGCTTCCCGACCAGCATGTTCACCGTGCTGTTCGCGCTGGCCCGCACCGTCGGCTGGATCAGCCAGTGGAAGGAGATGATCGAGGATCCGGCCCAGAAGATCGGCCGTCCCCGCCAGCTCTTCACCGGCCACGCCGCCCGTCGGTTCGTGCCGCTGGACAAGCGTTGA
- a CDS encoding NUDIX hydrolase, which translates to MTRPLQLGLSVAIVAVTGGTPRVVTVRSGFAVPEDHRRGDEPLPHRDALPGAPFEPDRFRTLQDGVRAVAEGLSGVALRYVEQLYTFGDRYRDPHELFGGPRSVVVGYLALVRDGPLGGDASAEWRDLYDHFPWEDWRDRRPQLLDGVIAPALRGWVDAAGDEETRRRRAERAQMAFGLDGADWDMERVLERYELLYEAGLVVEAFRDRDLAARIEDGTGAASAAGSFVQTGPMPRALGRPMARDGRRILATALERLRGKLRYRPIVFELLPPTFTLHQLQLVVEALSGERVHKQNFRRLMISGGFVEPTGSYESQTGGRPAELYRFRRQAIHERTSAGAIPSADG; encoded by the coding sequence GTGACCAGGCCCCTCCAGCTCGGCCTGTCGGTCGCCATCGTGGCGGTGACCGGCGGGACGCCGCGCGTGGTGACGGTGCGCAGCGGCTTTGCCGTGCCGGAGGACCATCGGCGCGGCGACGAGCCGTTGCCGCACCGCGACGCGCTGCCCGGCGCACCCTTCGAGCCCGACCGCTTCCGCACCCTGCAGGATGGCGTCCGTGCGGTGGCGGAGGGGCTGTCGGGCGTCGCGCTCCGCTATGTCGAACAGCTCTACACCTTCGGCGACCGTTACCGCGACCCGCATGAGCTGTTCGGTGGGCCGCGCTCGGTCGTGGTCGGCTATCTGGCCCTGGTCCGCGATGGCCCGCTGGGCGGCGACGCCTCGGCCGAATGGCGCGACCTCTACGATCATTTTCCGTGGGAGGATTGGCGCGACCGCCGCCCGCAACTGCTGGACGGGGTGATCGCCCCGGCGCTGCGCGGCTGGGTCGATGCCGCCGGCGACGAGGAGACCCGCCGGCGCCGGGCCGAGCGGGCGCAGATGGCCTTCGGGCTGGACGGCGCCGATTGGGACATGGAGCGGGTGCTGGAGCGCTACGAGCTGCTCTACGAGGCGGGCCTGGTGGTGGAGGCGTTCCGCGACCGCGACCTTGCGGCCCGTATCGAGGATGGGACGGGCGCGGCGTCGGCGGCCGGTTCGTTTGTGCAGACCGGGCCGATGCCGCGCGCGCTCGGCCGGCCGATGGCGCGGGACGGGCGGCGCATCCTCGCCACCGCGCTGGAACGGCTGCGCGGCAAGCTGCGCTACCGTCCCATCGTCTTCGAGCTGCTGCCGCCGACCTTCACCCTGCATCAGTTGCAGCTGGTGGTGGAGGCGCTGTCGGGCGAACGGGTGCACAAGCAGAATTTCCGCCGGCTGATGATCTCCGGCGGCTTCGTCGAGCCCACCGGCAGTTATGAGAGCCAGACCGGCGGCCGCCCGGCCGAGTTGTACCGCTTCCGTCGCCAGGCCATCCACGAACGCACCAGCGCCGGGGCCATTCCGTCCGCGGATGGATAG
- a CDS encoding response regulator, giving the protein MSHRILIADDHPLMRTALTQTIGQAIAGAVILEASRFDQIKPLLDTGEPPDVILLDLHMPGMSGLIGLMMLRSEHPAIPVIVVSASEDPVTIQRAIDYGASGFVPKSAPNTQIVEAIHAVLDGELWLPEIKGGPETDAPDPAQRAATLTPQQLRVLAGIAEGKLNKQIAYEMNVAETTVKAHVTTILRKLGVLTRTQAAVLASQLALSAAPPPPVE; this is encoded by the coding sequence ATGTCGCACCGCATTCTGATCGCCGACGACCATCCGCTGATGCGCACCGCGCTGACCCAGACCATCGGGCAGGCGATAGCCGGAGCCGTCATCCTGGAGGCGTCGCGCTTCGATCAGATCAAGCCGCTGCTGGACACCGGCGAGCCGCCCGACGTCATCCTGCTCGACCTGCACATGCCCGGCATGAGCGGCCTGATCGGCCTGATGATGCTGCGCTCCGAACATCCGGCGATTCCGGTGATCGTCGTTTCGGCATCGGAAGATCCGGTGACGATCCAGCGCGCCATCGATTACGGCGCCTCCGGCTTCGTGCCGAAATCCGCTCCCAACACCCAGATCGTCGAGGCGATCCACGCCGTGCTCGACGGCGAGCTCTGGCTGCCCGAGATCAAGGGCGGTCCCGAGACCGACGCCCCCGACCCGGCCCAGCGCGCCGCCACCCTGACGCCGCAGCAGCTCCGCGTGCTGGCCGGCATCGCCGAGGGCAAGCTGAACAAGCAGATCGCCTACGAGATGAACGTCGCCGAGACGACGGTGAAGGCGCATGTGACCACGATCCTGCGCAAGCTGGGGGTGCTGACCAGGACGCAGGCCGCGGTTCTGGCTAGCCAGCTGGCGCTGTCGGCCGCCCCGCCGCCGCCGGTGGAGTGA
- a CDS encoding hybrid sensor histidine kinase/response regulator translates to MESWFILAVSLAYLLSLFAIAWYGDRTGTHGGERRTPWLYALSFGVYCTSWTFYGAVGRAATGGFYFLPIYIGPILMIGLGWPVLARIVRVAKSENVVSISDFLSARYGKSRSLAALVTIAAVIGLLPYIALQLKAISVSFEILAGAALGSDVNQMPGGTALMAALLMAAFAILFGVRSVSANEHHRGLMMAIAAESVVKLAAALGVGGAIAFSMFGNPAAFVEAAISHPEFLEMIRLDSIGADWWVACLLSALAILCLPRQFHVAVVENTHGGDVRSSAKLFPAYLVAINLFVLPVALAGLMLFPDGTTNADTFMVSIPLSQGWPWLALAAFIGGLSAATSMILVEMVALSTMICNDIAVPLLMALRPDNRRLRDDPAGILLLVRRSAVIVLVLLSYGCYRLIGPAFPLATIGMMSFTAVAQFAPALLGGLVWSRASRSGAFAGICAGFLGWAYTMLLPSFADAGWLASSALREGPFGLTGLSPVALAGIAGIDPLTNAALWSLGPNLLLFVLVSLLTRPSTLERQQAARFMSLRRATDGEAHGPRGATLADLHDLAVRYVGQARADAAFCRFTGVEDGDLPTALLTRTDGEAIQLTERLLAGAVGSASARVVVAGLLSDRRLSRTDARSIIDEASRAILKQHELLRATVENVPQGIAVFDEEWRVATWNNQFLVLLDLPDGFVQVGTSLEEIVGLIDRRGEYGRNGEVETLLARRSDPRRRNRPDVYERVRPDGTVLEIATNPMPGPKPGGPKPGGGGFVAVYTDVTERHRAAAALREANETLERRIAERTHDLSEAKAEAERANRGKTRFLAAASHDLLQPLHAARLFLSALSERNGDSAISQIDASLRSVEQILGDLLDVSKIDSGVVKPNPVPMRIDELLKPLGEEFTVLASRHGLALRVVECSAIVRSDPTLLRRILQNYLANAVRYTRTGRILLGCRRRGGVLSIEVWDTGPGIPEHKVPEIFMEFRQLDNDADDRGKGLGLGLAIVERLAGILDHTVQVRSRVGLGSAFSVLVPLTDEPVAARAVVARPRGRDLRGVLVLCLENEPAIARATEDLLSSWSCGVVTAAVPDLALAKLEGRRPDVILTDYHLDRSLTGVEALRGLRETLGGDIPAAVVTADRDASVREDIEAAGCRLLYKPVRPGALRALLGQLLAEGQRLVG, encoded by the coding sequence ATGGAAAGCTGGTTCATCCTGGCCGTGTCGCTGGCCTATCTGCTGTCGCTGTTCGCCATCGCCTGGTACGGCGACCGCACCGGCACCCATGGCGGCGAGCGGCGCACCCCCTGGCTCTATGCGCTCAGCTTCGGGGTCTACTGCACCTCCTGGACCTTCTACGGCGCGGTCGGGCGGGCGGCGACCGGGGGATTCTATTTCCTGCCGATCTATATCGGCCCGATCCTGATGATCGGGCTGGGCTGGCCGGTGCTGGCCCGCATCGTCCGCGTCGCCAAGTCCGAGAACGTCGTCTCGATCTCCGACTTCCTGTCGGCCCGCTACGGCAAGAGCCGCAGCCTGGCGGCGCTGGTCACCATCGCCGCGGTGATCGGGCTGCTGCCCTACATCGCGCTGCAATTGAAGGCGATCAGCGTCAGCTTCGAGATCCTGGCCGGCGCCGCGCTGGGGAGTGACGTCAACCAGATGCCGGGCGGCACCGCGCTGATGGCGGCGCTGCTGATGGCGGCCTTCGCCATCCTGTTCGGCGTGCGCAGCGTGTCGGCCAACGAGCACCATCGCGGCCTGATGATGGCCATCGCCGCGGAATCGGTGGTGAAGCTGGCCGCGGCGCTGGGGGTGGGTGGGGCCATCGCCTTCTCCATGTTCGGCAACCCGGCGGCCTTCGTCGAGGCGGCCATCAGCCATCCGGAATTCCTGGAGATGATCCGGCTCGACAGCATCGGCGCCGACTGGTGGGTCGCCTGCCTGTTGTCGGCGCTGGCGATCCTGTGCCTGCCGCGCCAGTTCCACGTCGCGGTGGTCGAGAATACCCATGGCGGCGACGTGCGCTCGTCGGCCAAGCTGTTCCCGGCCTATCTGGTCGCCATCAACCTGTTCGTGCTGCCGGTGGCGCTGGCCGGGCTGATGCTGTTCCCGGACGGCACCACCAACGCCGACACCTTCATGGTCTCGATCCCCCTCAGCCAGGGCTGGCCGTGGCTGGCGCTGGCCGCCTTCATCGGCGGGCTGTCGGCCGCCACCAGCATGATCCTGGTGGAGATGGTGGCGCTCAGCACCATGATCTGCAACGACATCGCCGTCCCGCTGCTGATGGCGCTGCGCCCAGACAACCGCCGCCTGCGCGACGATCCGGCCGGCATCCTGCTGCTGGTGCGCCGCTCGGCGGTGATCGTGCTGGTGCTGCTGTCCTATGGCTGCTACCGGCTGATCGGCCCGGCCTTTCCGCTGGCGACCATCGGCATGATGAGCTTCACCGCGGTGGCGCAGTTCGCCCCGGCCCTGCTCGGCGGGCTGGTGTGGAGCCGGGCCAGCCGCAGCGGCGCCTTCGCCGGCATCTGCGCCGGCTTCCTCGGCTGGGCCTACACCATGCTGCTGCCGTCCTTCGCCGATGCCGGCTGGCTGGCGTCGAGCGCGCTGCGCGAGGGCCCCTTCGGCCTGACCGGCCTCAGTCCGGTGGCGCTGGCCGGCATCGCCGGCATCGACCCGCTGACCAATGCCGCGCTGTGGAGCCTGGGGCCGAACCTGCTGCTGTTCGTGCTGGTGTCGCTGCTGACCCGTCCGTCGACGCTTGAGCGCCAGCAGGCCGCGCGCTTCATGAGCCTGCGCCGTGCGACCGATGGCGAGGCGCACGGGCCGCGCGGCGCCACGCTGGCCGACCTGCATGATCTGGCGGTGCGCTATGTCGGACAGGCGCGGGCCGATGCCGCCTTCTGCCGCTTTACCGGGGTGGAGGACGGCGACCTGCCCACCGCCCTGCTGACGCGCACCGACGGCGAGGCGATCCAGCTGACCGAGCGGCTGCTGGCCGGCGCCGTCGGCTCGGCATCGGCCCGCGTGGTGGTGGCCGGGCTGCTGTCCGACCGCCGGCTGTCGCGCACCGACGCACGCTCGATCATCGACGAGGCGTCGCGCGCCATCCTGAAGCAGCATGAACTGCTGCGCGCCACCGTGGAGAACGTCCCCCAGGGCATCGCCGTGTTCGACGAGGAGTGGCGCGTCGCCACCTGGAACAACCAGTTCCTGGTCCTGCTCGACCTGCCCGACGGCTTCGTCCAGGTCGGCACCTCGCTGGAGGAGATCGTCGGGCTGATCGACCGCCGCGGCGAGTATGGCCGCAACGGCGAGGTCGAGACGCTGCTCGCCCGCCGCTCCGACCCGCGCCGCCGCAACCGGCCCGACGTCTACGAGCGGGTGCGGCCCGACGGCACGGTGCTGGAGATCGCCACCAACCCGATGCCTGGCCCAAAACCGGGGGGGCCAAAGCCGGGGGGCGGCGGCTTCGTCGCGGTCTACACCGACGTCACCGAACGCCACCGCGCCGCCGCCGCCCTGCGCGAAGCCAACGAGACGCTGGAACGCCGCATCGCCGAGCGCACCCACGACCTGTCGGAAGCCAAGGCGGAGGCCGAGCGCGCCAACCGCGGCAAGACCCGCTTCCTCGCCGCAGCCAGCCACGACCTGCTGCAGCCGCTGCACGCCGCCCGCCTGTTCCTGTCGGCCCTGTCGGAGCGCAACGGCGACAGCGCCATCAGCCAGATCGATGCCTCGCTGCGGTCGGTGGAGCAGATCCTGGGCGACCTGCTGGACGTCTCCAAGATCGACAGCGGCGTGGTGAAGCCGAACCCGGTGCCGATGCGTATCGACGAGCTGCTGAAGCCGCTGGGCGAGGAGTTCACCGTGCTGGCGAGCCGCCACGGGCTGGCCCTGCGCGTGGTGGAATGTTCGGCCATCGTGCGCAGCGACCCGACGCTGTTGCGCCGCATCCTGCAGAATTATCTCGCCAATGCGGTGCGCTACACCCGCACCGGCCGCATCCTGCTCGGTTGCCGGCGGCGCGGCGGCGTCCTGTCGATCGAGGTGTGGGACACCGGCCCCGGCATCCCCGAGCACAAGGTGCCGGAGATCTTCATGGAGTTCCGCCAGCTCGACAACGACGCCGACGACCGTGGCAAGGGGCTCGGGCTCGGCCTCGCCATCGTCGAGCGGCTGGCCGGTATCCTCGACCATACGGTGCAGGTCCGCTCCAGGGTCGGGCTCGGCAGCGCCTTCTCGGTGCTGGTGCCGCTGACCGACGAGCCGGTCGCCGCCCGCGCCGTGGTGGCGCGCCCGCGCGGCCGCGACCTGCGCGGGGTGCTGGTGCTCTGCCTGGAGAACGAACCCGCCATCGCCCGCGCGACCGAGGATCTGCTGTCGAGCTGGTCCTGTGGCGTCGTCACCGCCGCCGTCCCCGATCTGGCGCTGGCCAAGCTGGAGGGGCGCAGGCCGGACGTGATCCTGACCGACTACCATCTCGACCGCAGCCTGACCGGGGTGGAGGCGTTGCGGGGGCTGCGCGAGACGCTGGGCGGCGACATCCCCGCCGCCGTGGTCACCGCCGACCGCGACGCCTCGGTGCGCGAGGACATCGAGGCGGCGGGTTGCCGGCTGCTCTACAAGCCGGTGCGGCCGGGGGCGCTCAGGGCGCTGCTTGGGCAGTTACTGGCGGAGGGGCAGCGGCTGGTGGGGTGA